In Equus asinus isolate D_3611 breed Donkey chromosome 13, EquAss-T2T_v2, whole genome shotgun sequence, one DNA window encodes the following:
- the TSPOAP1 gene encoding peripheral-type benzodiazepine receptor-associated protein 1 isoform X10, translating into MEPWALPAWQSWTPGQGSEPGGTAPSIADTPAALQLGELGLKESSEPEGARSLRLVGGIDPEGTETELPSLGQQAASSGPSCPMLEDEEAEVFPEGKLNMGFGDGPNLELLRALGELQQRCAILKEENQMLRKSSFPETEEKVRRLKRKNAELAVIAKRLEERARKLQETNLRVEGPQWLHVRDFDRLLRESQREVLRLQRQIALRNQQEPPPPPRPPGPAAPARAGAPAPGAPGEATLQEDVESPPVVLGEPEKQQRVQQLESELSKKRKKCESLEQEARKKQRRCEELELQLREAQNENARLVEENSRLSGRATEKEQVEWENAELRGQLLGVTQERDSALRKSQGLQSKLESLEQVLKHMREVAQRRQQLEVEYEQARLSLQEKQQEVQRLQQAQAEAKREHEGAMQLLESTLDSMQVRVRELEEQCRSQTERFSLLAQELQAFRLHPGPLDLLTSALGCSTLGDRPPPPCCCSTPQPCRGSGPKGNLAVEGLAPYPRGSTLSPCSLFRPQTADPHAFFSLDLDLPPGSPGRCSQKSSEPASATLAGVPRRTAKKAESLSNSSRSESIHNSPKSCPTPEVDTASEVEELEADSVSLLPAAPEGSRGGARIQVFLARYSYNPFEGPNENPEAELPLTAGEYIYIYGNMDEDGFFEGELMDGRRGLVPSNFVERVSDDDLLTSLPPELADLSHSSGPELSFLSGGGGGSSSGGQSSGGRSQPRAEEEAAGDELSLSPLPEGLGEPPAVPYPRHLAILKQLAHSVVLAWEPPPEQVELHGYHICVNGELRQALGPGVPPKAVLEDLDLRAGPLRVSVQSLTSRGSSDPLRCCLVVGAQARVVPTQLRVHRLTATSAEITWVPSNSNLAHAIYLNGEECPPACPSTYWATFCHLRPGTLYQARVEAQLPPRGSWEPGWERPEQRAATLQFTTLPAGPPDAPLDVQIEPGPSPGILIISWLPVTIDAAGTSNGVRVTGYAVYADGQKIMEVASPTAGSVLVELSQLQLLQVCSEVAVRTMSPHGESADSIPAPVTPALAVACLPARVSCPSPRPGSEARPPLAPASPGPGDPSSPLPCPDPHGTREPPGGPPASPPRETPKGSQEEPPAPCSQEEVGAAVLGASENRRASGPTVRETVPGPAASSLAKEEAEWTAGEACPAPCSTQEALAQRVPSAEACRGGDAASGLRPRAEREDTAELGVRLVNSLVDHGRNSDLSDIQEEEEEEEEDEELGSRTCSFQKQVAGSCIRENGAKPQPDPIWETDSDEEVLEQILELPLQQFCSKKLFSIPEEEEEEDEEDEEDKERPGAGCSSRDPGVPEPAVLGLGCDSSLPRGPGPCPLSPEPSRAGDRLEDMPGLVGGNSWKRGNGSPEKPPNRRRSPDPREHCSRLLSNCGPQASGRPGPTRERGAPVVGEGAKGGPEAGGRGRPAPSRRCPRGRAPESGLASCLSPKCLEISIEYDSEDEQEAGGGGVSITSSCYLGDGEAWGTAPIGRPRGPLKANSGLNPYPRLLAWEKGEPERRGRSATGRAKEQPSRAAESGEPRGQRGPPRKGGRAPRPTELAPPRSPPEVLAYQDLPVRVFVALFDYDPVSMSPNPDAGEEELPFREGQILKVFGDKDADGFYRGEGGGRTGYIPCNMVAEVAVDSLVGRQQLFQRGYLSPDVLIEGSGNCPFVYSTARTAGPPPKPRRSKKTESEGPAQPSAGFPQPVSSASLKAPRSMVAAFDYNPQESSPNMDVEAELPFRAGDVITVFGGMDDDGFYYGELNGQRGLVPSNFLEGPGPEAGSSDREPGTPQAESQDRASSTQGPPEPPGWPCAPGSGSFPRIGLGGPQGTREKVRGLLSKGKQLFRKLGSGKKE; encoded by the exons ATGGAGCCATGGGCACTGCCCGCCTGGCAGAGCTGGACTCCAGGCCAGGGGAGCGAACCTGGAGGCACAGCCCCAAGCATTGCTGATACTCCAGCAGCTCTGCAGCTTGGAGAACTGGGGCTTAAGGAGAGCTCTGAGCCCGAGGGAGCCAGGAGCCTCCGACTTGTGGGGGGCATTGACCCTGAAGGAACAGAAACTGAGCTGCCCAGCCTGGGGCAGCAAGCAGCAAGCTCCGGACCCAGCTGCCCGATGCTGGAGGATGAGGAGGCGGAGGTTTTTCCTGAG GGCAAGCTGAACATGGGCTTCGGGGACGGACCCAATCTGGAGCTGCTGAGGGCCCTGGGGGAGCTGCAGCAGCGCTGTGCCATCCTTAAGGAGGaaaaccaaatgctg AGGAAGAGCAGCTTCCCTGAGACGGAGGAGAAGGTGCGGAGGCTGAAGCGGAAGAACGCGGAGCTGGCGGTCATTGCCAAGCGCCTGGAGGAGAGGGCCCGGAAACTGCAGGAGACTAACCTTAGGGTG GAGGGCCCCCAGTGGCTCCACGTGCGGGACTTCGACCGGCTGCTGCGCGAGTCCCAGCGGGAGGTGCTGCGGCTGCAGAGGCAGATCGCTCTGCGCAACCAGCAGgagccgcccccgccgccccggcccccgGGCCCTGCTGCCCCGGCCAGAGCAGGGGCGCCCGCCCCCGGGGCCCCGGGAGAG GCCACACTCCAGGAAGATGTGGAAAGCCCACCCGTGGTCCTAGGGGAGCCAGAGAAACAGCAGAGGGTGCAGCAGCTG GAGTCAGAACTCAGCAAGAAGCGGAAGAAATGCGAAAGCCTGGAGCAGGAAGCCCGGAAAAAGCAGAGGCGATGTGAGGAGCTG GAACTGCAGCTGAGAGAAGCCCAGAATGAGAATGCCCGCCTGGTGGAGGAGAACTCTCGGCTCAGTGGGAGAGCCACAGAGAAGGAGCAG GTGGAGTGGGAGAATGCGGAGCTGAGGGGCCAGCTCCTGGGGGTGACACAAGAGAGGGACTCAGCCCTTCGCAAGAGCCAGGGTCTGCAGAGCAAGCTGGAGAGCCTGGAGCAGGTGCTGAAG CACATGCGGGAGGTGGCccagcggcggcagcagctggaggtCGAGTATGAGCAGGCTCGGCTCAGCCtgcaggagaagcagcaggaggtCCAGAGGCTGCAGCAG GCCCAGGCGGAAGCTAAGAGGGAACATGAAGGCGCCATGCAGCTGCTGGAG tcCACCCTGGATTCCATGCAG GTCCGGGTTCGAGAGCTCGAGGAGCAGTGCCGCAGCCAAACTGAGCGCTTCAGCCTCCTGGCGCAGGAGCTCCAGGCCTTCCGCCTGCACCCTGGCCCCTTGGATCTGCTCACCTCTGCCCTGGGCTGCAGTACCCTTGGGGACCGTCCACCACCCCCCTGCTGCTGCTCTACCCCCCAGCCCTGCAGGGGGTCTGGCCCCAAAG GAAACCTTGCTGTGGAGGGCCTGGCTCCCTATCCAAGAGGCTCCACCCTCAGTCCCTGCTCCCTCTTCAGGCCACAGACCGCAGACCCACATGCCTTCTTCTCTTTAGACCTTGACCTCCCACCGGGCTCCCCAGGGCGCTGCAGCCAAAAGTCTTCCGAGCCTGCCTCTGCCACGCTTGCTGGGGTCCCTCGAAGGACCGCCAAGAAGGCAGAGTCTCTCTCCAACTCCTCTCGCTCTGAGTCCATCCACAACAGCCCCAAGTCTTGCCCTACGCCTGAG GTGGACACAGCCAGTGAGgtggaggagctggaggcagaCAGTGTGTCCCTGCTCCCAGCAGCGCCGGAGGGCAGCCGGGGAGGAGCCAGGATCCAGGTCTTCCTAGCGCGCTACAG CTACAACCCCTTCGAGGGCCCCAACGAGAATCCAGAGGCAGAGCTGCCGCTTACTGCTGGCGAATATATCTACATCTATGGCAACATGGATGAGGATGGCTTTTTTGAAG ggGAGCTTATGGATGGCCGAAGGGGCCTGGTCCCTTCCAATTTTGTAGAGCGTGTGTCCGACGACGACCTCCTGACCTCCCTCCCTCCGGAGCTGGCCGATTTATCCCACAGTTCAGGCCCTGAACTCAGTTTCCTGAGCGGAGGTGGGGGTGGCAGCAGTAGTGGGGGCCAGAGCAGCGGGGGACGCAGCCAGcccagagcagaggaggaggctgCAGGGGACGAGCTTAGTCTGAGCCCCCTGCCTGAGGGTCTGGGTGAGCCTCCTGCTGTGCCTTACCCCCGCCATCTGGCAATCCTCAAGCAGCTGGCCCACAGTGTGGTGCTGGCCTGGGAGCCACCTCCTGAGCAAGTGGAGCTACACGGCTACCATATCTGCGTGAATGGGGAGCTGCGTcaggccctggggcctggggtgcCCCCCAAGGCTGTGCTTGAGGACCTGGACCTGCGGGCCGGGCCCCTCCGTGTTTCTGTACAGTCCCTGACCAGTCGGGGCAGCTCCGACCCTCTGCGCTGCTGCTTGGTGGTGGGTGCCCAGGCCCGAGTGGTACCTACTCAGCTGCGGGTCCATCGACTGACAGCCACATCTGCTGAGATTACCTGGGTTCCCAGCAATAGCAACTTGGCCCATGCCATCTACCTCAATGGGGAAGAGTGcccccctgcctgccccagcaCCTACTGGGCCACTTTCTGCCACCTGCGGCCTGGTACACTCTATCAGGCACGAGTGGAAGCTCAGCTCCCACCTCGAGGATCCTGGGAACCAGGCTGGGAGCGGCCGGAGCAGCGGGCTGCCACACTGCAGTTCACCACACTCCCCGCAG GCCCACCTGATGCCCCCCTGGATGTGCAGATTGAGCCGGGGCCCTCGCCTGGAATCTTGATCATCAGCTGGCTCCCAGTAACAATTGATGCTGCTGGCACCTCCAATGGCGTCCGTGTCACAGGCTATGCCGTTTATGCTGATGGGCAGAAG atcatGGAGGTGGCCTCGCCCACAGCAGGCAGTGTGCTGGTGGAGTTGTCccagctgcagctgctgcaggTGTGCAGTGAGGTGGCTGTACGTACCATGTCACCCCATGGCGAGTCAGCCGACTCCATTCCAGCTCCtgtcaccccagccctggctgtgGCCTGCCTGCCAGCCAGGGTCTCCTGCCCCTCACCACGACCAGGCTCGGAGGCCAGACCACCCCTTGCTCCAGCTTCTCCAGGGCCTGGAGACCCCAGCTCTCCCCTCCCGTGCCCTGACCCCCATGGAACTCGAGAGCCCCCTGGAGGCCCCCCAGCAAGCCCTCCCAGAGAGACACCAAAAGGATCCCAAGAGGAGCCCCCAGCACCTTGCTCCCAG GAGGAGGTTGGGGCAGCTGTGCTGGGTGCCTCAGAGAACAGGAGGGCCAGTGGGCCAACCGTGAGGGAGACCGTTCCTGGCCCTGCAGCGTCCTCACTCGCCAAGGAGGAGGCCGAGTGGACTGCAGGAGAGGCCTGCCCAGCACCCTGCTCTACACAGGAAGCCCTGGCCCAGAGGGTGCCCAGTGCTGAGGCCTGCCGCGGAGGAGACGCAGCGTCTGGGCTGAGGCCCAGGGCTGAG AGGGAGGACACGGCGGAGCTCGGGGTCCGTCTGGTGAACTCCCTTGTGGACCATGGCCGCAACTCAGATCTATCAGACAtccaagaggaggaggaagaggaggaagaggatgaggagcTGGGTTCCAGGACTTGCTCTTTCCAGAAGCAGGTTGCTGGCAGCTGCATTAGGGAGAATGGGGCCAAG ccccagcccgaCCCCATCTGGGAGACTGACAGCGACGAGGAGGTCTTGGAGCAGATCCTGGAGCTGCCCCTCCAGCAGTTCTGCAGCAAGAAGCTCTTTAGCatccctgaggaggaggaggaagaggatgaggaggatgaggaggacaaagagaggccaggggctggctgTTCTTCCCGAGACCCTGGCGTTCCTGAGCCTGCAGTGCTGGGGCTGGGCTGTGACAGCAGTCTGCCCCGAGGACCTGGCCCGTGTCCGTTGTCTCCTGAGCCCTCCAGGGCTGGGGACCGCCTGGAGGACATGCCCGGACTAGTTGGTGGAAACAGCTGGAAGAGAGGAAATGGCTCCCCCGAGAAGCCCCCAAACCGCAGGCGGTCCCCAGATCCCCGTGAACACTGCAGCCGACTTCTCAGCAACTGCGGGCCCCAGGCCTCTGGACGACCAGGCCCCACGCGGGAGAGGGGGGCCCCCGTTGTGGGCGAGGGTGCCAAGGGTGGACCAGAGGCTGGTGGGAGAGGGCGGCCGGCCCCTTCCCGGAGGTGCCCCCGGGGCCGGGCCCCAGAATCTGGCCTGGCCAGCTGCCTGTCTCCCAAATGCTTGGAAATCAGCATCGAATATGATTCTGAGGATGAACaggaggcgggcggcgggggcgTCAGCATCACCAGCTCCTGCTACCTTGGAGATGGGGAAGCCTGGGGCACAGCACCTATAGGAAGGCCCAGGGGACCTCTGAAGGCCAATTCAGGCCTCAACCCCTACCCACGCCTCCTGGCCTGGGAGAAAGGGGAGCCAGAACGGAGAGGCCGCAGTGCGACTGGCAGAGCCAAGGAGCAACCCTCCCGG GCAGCAGAGTCGGGGGAgcccagagggcagaggggcccccCAAGGAAAGGGGGCCGGGCCCCCAGGCCCACCGAGCTGG CCCCTCCGAGGAGTCCCCCAGAAGTGCTGGCTTACCAGGACCTACCTGTCAGGGTCTTTGTGGCTCTGTTTGACTATGACCCTGTGTCAATGTCACCCAACCCTGATGCTGGGGAAGAGGAGCTCCCCTTCCGGGAGGGCCAGATCCTGAAG GTGTTTGGGGACAAGGATGCCGATGGCTTCTACCGGGGTGAAGGTGGGGGCCGGACTGGCTACATCCCCTGCAACATGGTGGCTGAGGTAGCTGTGGACAGTCTTGTGGGGAGACAACAGTTGTTCCAGCGGGGTTATTTGTCCCCAGATGTTCTCATTGAGGGCTCAG GGAATTGTCCCTTTGTGTACTCCACAGCCCGCACAGCTGGGCCTCCTCCCAAGCCCCGCCGCTCCAAGAAAA CTGAGTCAGaaggccctgcccagcccagtgcAG GCTTCCCCCAGCCGGTCTCCTCTGCCAGCCTGAAAGCTCCCCGCTCCATGGTGGCTGCATTTGACTACAATCCCCAGGAGAGCTCCCCCAACATGGATGTGGAG GCAGAGCTACCCTTCCGGGCAGGGGACGTCATTACTGTGTTCGGGGGCATGGACGATGATGGTTTCTACTAT GGCGAGCTGAATGGACAGAGGGGCCTGGTTCCATCCAACTTCCTGGAGGGCCCTGGGCCTGAGGCGGGCAGCTCAGACAGGGAGCCTGGGACACCCCAGGCTGAGAGTCAG GACCGGGCCAGCTCAACACAAGGACCCCCAGAgcccccaggctggccctgtgccccTGGCTCTGGCAGCTTCCCCAG
- the TSPOAP1 gene encoding peripheral-type benzodiazepine receptor-associated protein 1 isoform X4 produces MEPWALPAWQSWTPGQGSEPGGTAPSIADTPAALQLGELGLKESSEPEGARSLRLVGGIDPEGTETELPSLGQQAASSGPSCPMLEDEEAEVFPEGKLNMGFGDGPNLELLRALGELQQRCAILKEENQMLRKSSFPETEEKVRRLKRKNAELAVIAKRLEERARKLQETNLRVVSAPVPRPGASLELCRKALARQRAQDLSETASVLLAKDKQIAALQRECRELQARLTLVGKEGPQWLHVRDFDRLLRESQREVLRLQRQIALRNQQEPPPPPRPPGPAAPARAGAPAPGAPGEESELSKKRKKCESLEQEARKKQRRCEELELQLREAQNENARLVEENSRLSGRATEKEQVEWENAELRGQLLGVTQERDSALRKSQGLQSKLESLEQVLKHMREVAQRRQQLEVEYEQARLSLQEKQQEVQRLQQAQAEAKREHEGAMQLLESTLDSMQVRVRELEEQCRSQTERFSLLAQELQAFRLHPGPLDLLTSALGCSTLGDRPPPPCCCSTPQPCRGSGPKGNLAVEGLAPYPRGSTLSPCSLFRPQTADPHAFFSLDLDLPPGSPGRCSQKSSEPASATLAGVPRRTAKKAESLSNSSRSESIHNSPKSCPTPEVDTASEVEELEADSVSLLPAAPEGSRGGARIQVFLARYSYNPFEGPNENPEAELPLTAGEYIYIYGNMDEDGFFEGELMDGRRGLVPSNFVERVSDDDLLTSLPPELADLSHSSGPELSFLSGGGGGSSSGGQSSGGRSQPRAEEEAAGDELSLSPLPEGLGEPPAVPYPRHLAILKQLAHSVVLAWEPPPEQVELHGYHICVNGELRQALGPGVPPKAVLEDLDLRAGPLRVSVQSLTSRGSSDPLRCCLVVGAQARVVPTQLRVHRLTATSAEITWVPSNSNLAHAIYLNGEECPPACPSTYWATFCHLRPGTLYQARVEAQLPPRGSWEPGWERPEQRAATLQFTTLPAGPPDAPLDVQIEPGPSPGILIISWLPVTIDAAGTSNGVRVTGYAVYADGQKIMEVASPTAGSVLVELSQLQLLQVCSEVAVRTMSPHGESADSIPAPVTPALAVACLPARVSCPSPRPGSEARPPLAPASPGPGDPSSPLPCPDPHGTREPPGGPPASPPRETPKGSQEEPPAPCSQEEVGAAVLGASENRRASGPTVRETVPGPAASSLAKEEAEWTAGEACPAPCSTQEALAQRVPSAEACRGGDAASGLRPRAEREDTAELGVRLVNSLVDHGRNSDLSDIQEEEEEEEEDEELGSRTCSFQKQVAGSCIRENGAKPQPDPIWETDSDEEVLEQILELPLQQFCSKKLFSIPEEEEEEDEEDEEDKERPGAGCSSRDPGVPEPAVLGLGCDSSLPRGPGPCPLSPEPSRAGDRLEDMPGLVGGNSWKRGNGSPEKPPNRRRSPDPREHCSRLLSNCGPQASGRPGPTRERGAPVVGEGAKGGPEAGGRGRPAPSRRCPRGRAPESGLASCLSPKCLEISIEYDSEDEQEAGGGGVSITSSCYLGDGEAWGTAPIGRPRGPLKANSGLNPYPRLLAWEKGEPERRGRSATGRAKEQPSRAAESGEPRGQRGPPRKGGRAPRPTELAPPRSPPEVLAYQDLPVRVFVALFDYDPVSMSPNPDAGEEELPFREGQILKVFGDKDADGFYRGEGGGRTGYIPCNMVAEVAVDSLVGRQQLFQRGYLSPDVLIEGSGNCPFVYSTARTAGPPPKPRRSKKTESEGPAQPSAGFPQPVSSASLKAPRSMVAAFDYNPQESSPNMDVEAELPFRAGDVITVFGGMDDDGFYYGELNGQRGLVPSNFLEGPGPEAGSSDREPGTPQAESQDRASSTQGPPEPPGWPCAPGSGSFPRIGLGGPQGTREKVRGLLSKGKQLFRKLGSGKKE; encoded by the exons ATGGAGCCATGGGCACTGCCCGCCTGGCAGAGCTGGACTCCAGGCCAGGGGAGCGAACCTGGAGGCACAGCCCCAAGCATTGCTGATACTCCAGCAGCTCTGCAGCTTGGAGAACTGGGGCTTAAGGAGAGCTCTGAGCCCGAGGGAGCCAGGAGCCTCCGACTTGTGGGGGGCATTGACCCTGAAGGAACAGAAACTGAGCTGCCCAGCCTGGGGCAGCAAGCAGCAAGCTCCGGACCCAGCTGCCCGATGCTGGAGGATGAGGAGGCGGAGGTTTTTCCTGAG GGCAAGCTGAACATGGGCTTCGGGGACGGACCCAATCTGGAGCTGCTGAGGGCCCTGGGGGAGCTGCAGCAGCGCTGTGCCATCCTTAAGGAGGaaaaccaaatgctg AGGAAGAGCAGCTTCCCTGAGACGGAGGAGAAGGTGCGGAGGCTGAAGCGGAAGAACGCGGAGCTGGCGGTCATTGCCAAGCGCCTGGAGGAGAGGGCCCGGAAACTGCAGGAGACTAACCTTAGGGTG GTGAGTGCCCCCGTGCCccgtccaggggccagcctggagtTGTGCCGGAAGGCCCTGGCCCGCCAACGAGCCCAGGACCTCAGTGAGACAGCCAGCGTCCTGCTGGCCAAGGACAAGCAGATTGCTGCCTTGCAGCGAGAGTGCAGGGAGCTGCAGGCCAGGCTCACCCTGGTCGGCAAG GAGGGCCCCCAGTGGCTCCACGTGCGGGACTTCGACCGGCTGCTGCGCGAGTCCCAGCGGGAGGTGCTGCGGCTGCAGAGGCAGATCGCTCTGCGCAACCAGCAGgagccgcccccgccgccccggcccccgGGCCCTGCTGCCCCGGCCAGAGCAGGGGCGCCCGCCCCCGGGGCCCCGGGAGAG GAGTCAGAACTCAGCAAGAAGCGGAAGAAATGCGAAAGCCTGGAGCAGGAAGCCCGGAAAAAGCAGAGGCGATGTGAGGAGCTG GAACTGCAGCTGAGAGAAGCCCAGAATGAGAATGCCCGCCTGGTGGAGGAGAACTCTCGGCTCAGTGGGAGAGCCACAGAGAAGGAGCAG GTGGAGTGGGAGAATGCGGAGCTGAGGGGCCAGCTCCTGGGGGTGACACAAGAGAGGGACTCAGCCCTTCGCAAGAGCCAGGGTCTGCAGAGCAAGCTGGAGAGCCTGGAGCAGGTGCTGAAG CACATGCGGGAGGTGGCccagcggcggcagcagctggaggtCGAGTATGAGCAGGCTCGGCTCAGCCtgcaggagaagcagcaggaggtCCAGAGGCTGCAGCAG GCCCAGGCGGAAGCTAAGAGGGAACATGAAGGCGCCATGCAGCTGCTGGAG tcCACCCTGGATTCCATGCAG GTCCGGGTTCGAGAGCTCGAGGAGCAGTGCCGCAGCCAAACTGAGCGCTTCAGCCTCCTGGCGCAGGAGCTCCAGGCCTTCCGCCTGCACCCTGGCCCCTTGGATCTGCTCACCTCTGCCCTGGGCTGCAGTACCCTTGGGGACCGTCCACCACCCCCCTGCTGCTGCTCTACCCCCCAGCCCTGCAGGGGGTCTGGCCCCAAAG GAAACCTTGCTGTGGAGGGCCTGGCTCCCTATCCAAGAGGCTCCACCCTCAGTCCCTGCTCCCTCTTCAGGCCACAGACCGCAGACCCACATGCCTTCTTCTCTTTAGACCTTGACCTCCCACCGGGCTCCCCAGGGCGCTGCAGCCAAAAGTCTTCCGAGCCTGCCTCTGCCACGCTTGCTGGGGTCCCTCGAAGGACCGCCAAGAAGGCAGAGTCTCTCTCCAACTCCTCTCGCTCTGAGTCCATCCACAACAGCCCCAAGTCTTGCCCTACGCCTGAG GTGGACACAGCCAGTGAGgtggaggagctggaggcagaCAGTGTGTCCCTGCTCCCAGCAGCGCCGGAGGGCAGCCGGGGAGGAGCCAGGATCCAGGTCTTCCTAGCGCGCTACAG CTACAACCCCTTCGAGGGCCCCAACGAGAATCCAGAGGCAGAGCTGCCGCTTACTGCTGGCGAATATATCTACATCTATGGCAACATGGATGAGGATGGCTTTTTTGAAG ggGAGCTTATGGATGGCCGAAGGGGCCTGGTCCCTTCCAATTTTGTAGAGCGTGTGTCCGACGACGACCTCCTGACCTCCCTCCCTCCGGAGCTGGCCGATTTATCCCACAGTTCAGGCCCTGAACTCAGTTTCCTGAGCGGAGGTGGGGGTGGCAGCAGTAGTGGGGGCCAGAGCAGCGGGGGACGCAGCCAGcccagagcagaggaggaggctgCAGGGGACGAGCTTAGTCTGAGCCCCCTGCCTGAGGGTCTGGGTGAGCCTCCTGCTGTGCCTTACCCCCGCCATCTGGCAATCCTCAAGCAGCTGGCCCACAGTGTGGTGCTGGCCTGGGAGCCACCTCCTGAGCAAGTGGAGCTACACGGCTACCATATCTGCGTGAATGGGGAGCTGCGTcaggccctggggcctggggtgcCCCCCAAGGCTGTGCTTGAGGACCTGGACCTGCGGGCCGGGCCCCTCCGTGTTTCTGTACAGTCCCTGACCAGTCGGGGCAGCTCCGACCCTCTGCGCTGCTGCTTGGTGGTGGGTGCCCAGGCCCGAGTGGTACCTACTCAGCTGCGGGTCCATCGACTGACAGCCACATCTGCTGAGATTACCTGGGTTCCCAGCAATAGCAACTTGGCCCATGCCATCTACCTCAATGGGGAAGAGTGcccccctgcctgccccagcaCCTACTGGGCCACTTTCTGCCACCTGCGGCCTGGTACACTCTATCAGGCACGAGTGGAAGCTCAGCTCCCACCTCGAGGATCCTGGGAACCAGGCTGGGAGCGGCCGGAGCAGCGGGCTGCCACACTGCAGTTCACCACACTCCCCGCAG GCCCACCTGATGCCCCCCTGGATGTGCAGATTGAGCCGGGGCCCTCGCCTGGAATCTTGATCATCAGCTGGCTCCCAGTAACAATTGATGCTGCTGGCACCTCCAATGGCGTCCGTGTCACAGGCTATGCCGTTTATGCTGATGGGCAGAAG atcatGGAGGTGGCCTCGCCCACAGCAGGCAGTGTGCTGGTGGAGTTGTCccagctgcagctgctgcaggTGTGCAGTGAGGTGGCTGTACGTACCATGTCACCCCATGGCGAGTCAGCCGACTCCATTCCAGCTCCtgtcaccccagccctggctgtgGCCTGCCTGCCAGCCAGGGTCTCCTGCCCCTCACCACGACCAGGCTCGGAGGCCAGACCACCCCTTGCTCCAGCTTCTCCAGGGCCTGGAGACCCCAGCTCTCCCCTCCCGTGCCCTGACCCCCATGGAACTCGAGAGCCCCCTGGAGGCCCCCCAGCAAGCCCTCCCAGAGAGACACCAAAAGGATCCCAAGAGGAGCCCCCAGCACCTTGCTCCCAG GAGGAGGTTGGGGCAGCTGTGCTGGGTGCCTCAGAGAACAGGAGGGCCAGTGGGCCAACCGTGAGGGAGACCGTTCCTGGCCCTGCAGCGTCCTCACTCGCCAAGGAGGAGGCCGAGTGGACTGCAGGAGAGGCCTGCCCAGCACCCTGCTCTACACAGGAAGCCCTGGCCCAGAGGGTGCCCAGTGCTGAGGCCTGCCGCGGAGGAGACGCAGCGTCTGGGCTGAGGCCCAGGGCTGAG AGGGAGGACACGGCGGAGCTCGGGGTCCGTCTGGTGAACTCCCTTGTGGACCATGGCCGCAACTCAGATCTATCAGACAtccaagaggaggaggaagaggaggaagaggatgaggagcTGGGTTCCAGGACTTGCTCTTTCCAGAAGCAGGTTGCTGGCAGCTGCATTAGGGAGAATGGGGCCAAG ccccagcccgaCCCCATCTGGGAGACTGACAGCGACGAGGAGGTCTTGGAGCAGATCCTGGAGCTGCCCCTCCAGCAGTTCTGCAGCAAGAAGCTCTTTAGCatccctgaggaggaggaggaagaggatgaggaggatgaggaggacaaagagaggccaggggctggctgTTCTTCCCGAGACCCTGGCGTTCCTGAGCCTGCAGTGCTGGGGCTGGGCTGTGACAGCAGTCTGCCCCGAGGACCTGGCCCGTGTCCGTTGTCTCCTGAGCCCTCCAGGGCTGGGGACCGCCTGGAGGACATGCCCGGACTAGTTGGTGGAAACAGCTGGAAGAGAGGAAATGGCTCCCCCGAGAAGCCCCCAAACCGCAGGCGGTCCCCAGATCCCCGTGAACACTGCAGCCGACTTCTCAGCAACTGCGGGCCCCAGGCCTCTGGACGACCAGGCCCCACGCGGGAGAGGGGGGCCCCCGTTGTGGGCGAGGGTGCCAAGGGTGGACCAGAGGCTGGTGGGAGAGGGCGGCCGGCCCCTTCCCGGAGGTGCCCCCGGGGCCGGGCCCCAGAATCTGGCCTGGCCAGCTGCCTGTCTCCCAAATGCTTGGAAATCAGCATCGAATATGATTCTGAGGATGAACaggaggcgggcggcgggggcgTCAGCATCACCAGCTCCTGCTACCTTGGAGATGGGGAAGCCTGGGGCACAGCACCTATAGGAAGGCCCAGGGGACCTCTGAAGGCCAATTCAGGCCTCAACCCCTACCCACGCCTCCTGGCCTGGGAGAAAGGGGAGCCAGAACGGAGAGGCCGCAGTGCGACTGGCAGAGCCAAGGAGCAACCCTCCCGG GCAGCAGAGTCGGGGGAgcccagagggcagaggggcccccCAAGGAAAGGGGGCCGGGCCCCCAGGCCCACCGAGCTGG CCCCTCCGAGGAGTCCCCCAGAAGTGCTGGCTTACCAGGACCTACCTGTCAGGGTCTTTGTGGCTCTGTTTGACTATGACCCTGTGTCAATGTCACCCAACCCTGATGCTGGGGAAGAGGAGCTCCCCTTCCGGGAGGGCCAGATCCTGAAG GTGTTTGGGGACAAGGATGCCGATGGCTTCTACCGGGGTGAAGGTGGGGGCCGGACTGGCTACATCCCCTGCAACATGGTGGCTGAGGTAGCTGTGGACAGTCTTGTGGGGAGACAACAGTTGTTCCAGCGGGGTTATTTGTCCCCAGATGTTCTCATTGAGGGCTCAG GGAATTGTCCCTTTGTGTACTCCACAGCCCGCACAGCTGGGCCTCCTCCCAAGCCCCGCCGCTCCAAGAAAA CTGAGTCAGaaggccctgcccagcccagtgcAG GCTTCCCCCAGCCGGTCTCCTCTGCCAGCCTGAAAGCTCCCCGCTCCATGGTGGCTGCATTTGACTACAATCCCCAGGAGAGCTCCCCCAACATGGATGTGGAG GCAGAGCTACCCTTCCGGGCAGGGGACGTCATTACTGTGTTCGGGGGCATGGACGATGATGGTTTCTACTAT GGCGAGCTGAATGGACAGAGGGGCCTGGTTCCATCCAACTTCCTGGAGGGCCCTGGGCCTGAGGCGGGCAGCTCAGACAGGGAGCCTGGGACACCCCAGGCTGAGAGTCAG GACCGGGCCAGCTCAACACAAGGACCCCCAGAgcccccaggctggccctgtgccccTGGCTCTGGCAGCTTCCCCAG